The following proteins are encoded in a genomic region of Sander lucioperca isolate FBNREF2018 chromosome 23, SLUC_FBN_1.2, whole genome shotgun sequence:
- the LOC116045279 gene encoding protein MLP1 homolog isoform X3, with the protein MPAPKRGSSPHDSQPKMRKLDEDGEALPSKTTPATNNRSLKTGNTPEKTAAPRTKKKLCASAEGGNKPAKSSKQSSPPKDSSKTISDPPVKKAKLLKATSASCGEAPSQKVYSKASLKRTASTESEDELSSDSSKTDLFRERDDGDKARCIRKYSNRVKAKRRVEESTSDPQETGQGSPSAPGDPVQMDHNYGRFSDSSPGEANQDDKKESAQSVTEGETQEMSVNAPQAESKESVVSIGGSAKASIEFECAADESKHEEFKILESQKLIDNEALVSCREILDSATATAAVSPYLTSEAGGKEKEDVAFKSQKDVDNERLATSAETLYFCTGEANPGCEGEVQVNERTSCKSQTDVSSETETNETTETVSEEIKLDMKCKSKEEEIQMKGEIEAASVSAGYSDVEDNALSNKTNSAPEKILVEGSSPEGQTEENLTTTATTTTTESVGNPGTQTDLSVKIQVTFKEESKSEDRVSHQGPDAITNSCDGVNKLVRKSEESERKGVEFLSTQTVAGPGSLAELQLNQVVMDKITDSCSEILTPDCESVPEQSQSDVLSDCFTVSEGQTDVDMHTKITSEERSDLAPKEDKQNHKMKDHITEIPVKVKEDAMISEEKEQEMNFECATAHTEISNQAASLEIQSQKNQEVSECATDISTEFNEDHALHSKIMENEENKNFERTNGPETQTTTASEMSNPASTAEVQSQERPIDGDLTTDMSDKAQKCPVANCQHAKDEGRVDDECVAAAENQIEVDMQTTTTSEEISNIVPTVEIESQDGSEPTTDISAELHEDHTVGNMENKVNLKLVTVPQSPIEMEIQATSTSEVSNPAALVEIQKSQIEVDMQTTASEEISNTAPTVEIQSQKSLNEVSVDTAATSEEISYMAPTVEIQSQKILNEVKVETAVTSEDMSNMAPTVDTQVQKSQEIIEPATDISEKVQECLMIQTPESNGNENKVKTECVSAAESQREMDLQTAATQEETSDPTTTVETQTQRGQEVSELTTDAQLLHFFVVANTESAENKEKVITECVDATENQIEMDAQTTPTPEEISHLPPTVEIQSQEVSELNTEVQKDLVTASCERKENEDRVTAECVDVPEVQINMETTTTPEEISNAAPTAELQNQRMEEVNESAMVLSNEVHNPLPMAESKDNANMQTDPSAAVVQGDMDVISGSVGKVDSALEEETGRQVINEVKGEAEIISSDKADQTVSDIEGQEGGTESNKEIFFVCGQPDDVDILIQASEEQIKTVNQSEVEIHENQIVYEPISSPESNDGREISTASEDHAGVSLLEMANTQQMEGDSSTNEENSCNQQLDKEGNVEQQMCDSQEVEMEAQTVRVPESCVPAQLEQSNMNVDGKQVAVISSSDDISMPDGQSEDAPESSERNGYPDCVSATESPEQVQENTGLQEVSDVTVTTTTATSEVEIPDSTSEEFVILEPIPADEIHFDIVTRAAAESGLSDSPSEQVNPDSALEGDVENEMILNGSQQTFFPEAEVQQCQTTDEIKVTNSGEVLDQETRLGREISNEESVEVIQNADHSQQPSSDMMDVNTSEVEMANSHAQVTNEDCNALVIENAEADLYLQEVQLLEDIEIGREIVVAEEENDEDSDITIIENPQETAEAVPPKESEKKVNEKTGADTCGSSLKQNSTAETTEDDKKAEKPKKQQMNTQARTKARLAALAEQKAAASKRTANRQQLNLLALCQEIAEDIATDSMLLKRIEEEKQAAAAAAAAAAVAAAATAANSEASKKESPPVNMHGADTVNVPTPAGPEGSCASGTPAEEAPTAQPSVDDSAEAKPAAEPAAEPPKRRFFVTQISVPLKVHEKKKLTRYQRLRQVELQREKMSWARVKKLKSDQANQMFSDIDWQVPLSASSPFSVSPVTTAPPPAASPPKTPLPCPASTSKPATPKAEVPKVDTPKAEPSKTEPTEMETPKSEPTKPEPAKAEASKTETPNAGTRKSTRQSKAQTLKETPALGPVPKVTRSAAKRALPAVPPPMPNGLNGQKPKPVEYKPYRPRPKYSFDDFELDDDPLPVAPTKPSPQSRPTQPTRPNVQSNPTAQSKPTVQSKPTVSSHLANQAKLKAQTTPAGQISGQSKPTATATATAQAKPAGSTTPQLKPAIATTAQSKATATAAASSKHVPPVQAQLKSPVLTTPQSKAVSAPGQSKPAASVSPQLKPAGSGGTAQLQQSTASQAAGSTTSETKPAAPKADVGSVPQKTPNPPSSEDGKCKDTADPTSSLPSEDSKVSDDTQKSEVKPAVTGVDPTLGNKTETAETAEKASEKPQDRAAEPQDDRTPLSDACLQKEVKKLKEADKDGTQTIIDAGQKHFGAVACNVCGMLYSAANPEDESQHLLFHNQFISAVKYVGWKKERILGEYPDGKIILVLPDDPKYALKKVEEIREMVDNDLGFQQVETKCPSQTKTFLFISNDKKVGGCLIAEHIQEGYRVIEEPVPEGSEGEKVMFERQRAWCCSTTPEPAICGISRIWVVNMMRRRGIASRMLECLRNNFIYGSYLSKDEIAFSDPTPDGKLFATHYFSTSQFLVYNFVSGTSSSQPNADAV; encoded by the exons ATGCCAGCGCCAAAGAGAGGATCATCTCCTCATGATTCTCAGCCCAAGATGAGGAAGTTGGATGAGGATGGAGAGGCTCTGCCATCCAAAACTACACCAGCTACCAATAATAGGTCCCTTAAAACAGGAAATACTCCAGAAAAGACAGCAGCCCCACGGACTAAGAAAAAACTTTGTGCTTCAGCTGAAGGGGGGAATAAACCAGCCAAGTCATCCAAACAGAGTTCCCCTCCAAAGGATTCCAGCAAAACCATTTCTGACCCACCTGTCAAAAAAGCCAAGCTCCTGAAAGCCACAAGTGCCTCCTGCGGAGAAGCTCCCTCGCAGAAAGTTTACTCCAAAGCTTCCCTGAAGCGAACAGCCTCCACAGAGTCTGAGGATGAGTTGAGTAGTGATAGTAGTAAGACTGACCTCTTCAGAGAGAGGGATGATGGCGACAAGGCCCGCTGCATCAGAAAATATTCTAATCGCGTCAAAGCTAAGCGCAGGGTTGAAGAGTCAACGTCTGACCCACAGGAGACAGGCCAAGGGTCACCATCTGCACCGGGAGACCCTGTTCAGATGGACCACAATTATGGTAGATTTTCAGATTCAAGTCCGGGAGAGGCTAATCAAGATGATAAAAAAGAATCTGCACAGTCAGTCACTGAAGGAGAGACACAAGAAATGTCAGTTAATGCACCACAAGCAGAGTCAAAGGAAAGCGTAGTCTCTATAGGAGGGAGTGCAAAAGCTAGCATTGAGTTTGAGTGTGCAGCTGATGAAAGTAAACATGAGGAATTTAAAATTTTAGAAAGCCAAAAGCTCATAGATAATGAAGCACTAGTATCATGTAGAGAAATATTAGACTCTGCAACGGCAACAGCTGCAGTGTCACCTTACCTCACATCTGAGGCAGGGGGAAAGGAAAAGGAGGACGTTGCCTTCAAAAGCCAAAAGGATGTAGATAATGAAAGACTTGCCACGTCAGCGGAAACACTATATTTTTGCACTGGAGAGGCAAATCCAGGCTGTGAAGGTGAAGTACAGGTAAATGAAAGAACATCTTGTAAAAGTCAGACAGATGTGAGCAGTGAAACTGAAACAAATGAGACCACAGAGACCGTTTCTGAGGAGATAAAGCTGGATATGAAATGTAAAAGTAAGGAAGAAGAGATTCAAATGAAGGGAGAGATTGAAGCAGCCAGTGTCTCTGCAGGCTATAGTGATGTAGAAGATAACgcattgtcaaacaaaacaaactctgCACCGGAAAAGATCCTGGTAGAAGGTAGTTCTCCAGAGggtcagactgaggaaaatctaacaacaacagcaacaacaacaacaacagagtcTGTTGGCAATCCAGGGACTCAAACAGACCTCAGTGTCAAAATTCAAGTTACTTTCAAAGAGGAATCAAAATCTGAGGATCGAGTGAGTCATCAAGGGCCAGATGCCATTACCAACTCATGTGACGGTGTGAACAAACTAGTCAGAAAGTCTGAAGAAAGTGAAAGGAAAGGAGTCGAGTTCCTGTCGACTCAGACTGTTGCTGGTCCTGGGTCTTTGGCTGAGCTACAACTGAACCAAGTGGTGATGGACAAGATAACTGACAGCTGTTCTGAAATACTGACACCTGATTGTGAGTCTGTTCCTGAGCAAAGTCAAAGCGATGTGCTCTCCGATTGTTTCACAGTCTCAGAGGGTCAGACAGACGTGGACATGCACACTAAGATAACATCAGAGGAGCGCTCTGACCTAGCCCCTAAAGAGGATAAACAAAACCACAAAATGAAAGACCACATAACAGAAATACCTGTTAAAGTCAAAGAAGATGCTATGATAAGTGAAGAAAAAGAACAGGAGATGAACTTTGAATGTGCCACTGCGCACACTGAGATTTCTAATCAAGCCGCTTCACTGGAAATACAAAGCCAAAAGAACCAGGAAGTCAGTGAATGTGCCACAGACATATCTACAGAATTTAACGAGGATCATGCATTACATTCTAAAATAAtggaaaatgaagaaaacaagaaCTTTGAACGTACTAATGGACCTGAGACACAGACTACAACGGCATCAGAAATGTCTAATCCTGCATCTACGGCGGAAGTACAAAGCCAGGAGAGGCCAATAGACGGTGACCTCACCACAGACATGTCTGATAAAGCACAGAAATGTCCAGTTGCAAATTGTCAGCATGCCAAAGATGAAGGCAGGGTTGATGATGAatgtgttgctgctgctgaaaaTCAAATAGAAGTGGACATGCAGACAACAACGACATCAGAGGAGATATCTAACATCGTACCTACTGTGGAAATAGAAAGCCAGGATGGCAGTGAACCTACCACAGACATATCTGCTGAACTTCATGAGGATCATACGGTTGGAAATATGGAAAACAAGGTGAACTTGAAATTGGTTACTGTCCCACAGAGTCCAATAGAAATGGAAATTCAGGCTACATCAACATCCGAGGTTTCAAATCCAGCTGCTTTGGTCGAAATACAGAAAAGCCAAATAGAAGTGGACATGCAGACTACAGCATCAGAGGAAATATCTAACACAGCACCTACGGTGGAAATACAAAGCCAGAAAAGTCTAAATGAAGTGAGTGTGGACACCGCAGCGACATCA GAGGAAATTTCTTACATGGCACCTACAGTGGAAATACAAAGCCAGAAAATTCTAAATGAAGTGAAAGTAGAGACTGCAGTGACATCAGAGGACATGTCTAACATGGCACCTACAGTAGACACTCAGGTCCAGAAGAGCCAAGAAATCATTGAACCTGCAACAGACATATCCGAGAAAGTTCAAGAATGTCTAATGATTCAGACTCCTGAAAGTAATGGAAAtgaaaacaaagttaaaacagaATGTGTCAGTGCAGCTGAGAGTCAAAGAGAAATGGATTtgcagacagcagcaacacaagaGGAGACCTCTGATCCAACAACTACAGTAGAAACACAAACTCAGAGAGGTCAGGAGGTCAGTGAACTCACAACAGACGCTCAactgttacatttttttgttgttgccaaTACTGAGAGTGcagaaaacaaggaaaaggTGATCACAGAATGTGTGGATGCTACTGAGAATCAAATAGAAATGGATGCGCAAACAACCCCAACGCCAGAGGAGATTTCTCACCTACCACCTACAGTGGAAATACAAAGCCAGGAGGTCAGTGAACTCAACACAGAAGTTCAAAAAGATCTAGTGACTGCAAGTTGTGAGCGTAAGGAAAATGAAGATAGGGTTACTGCTGAATGTGTTGATGTTCCAGAGGTTCAAATAAATATGGAAACTACTACAACGCCAGAGGAGATTTCTAATGCAGCACCTACAGCAGAACTGCAAAACCAGCGGATGGAGGAAGTCAATGAATCCGCTATGGTCTTATCAAATGAAGTTCACAACCCTCTTCCTATGGCTGAAAGTAAGGATAATGCAAACATGCAGACAGACCCTAGTGCTGCGGTTGTCCAAGGGGATATGGATGTAATAAGTGGATCGGTAGGAAAAGTAGATTCTGCTTTAGAAGAGGAAACAGGGAGACAAGTGATTAATGAAGTCAAAGGCGAGGCTGAAATCATTTCCTCTGATAAGGCTGACCAAACAGTCAGTGATATTGAAGGACAAGAAGGAGGAACTGAAAGCAATAAAGagatattttttgtttgtggcCAACCGGATGAtgttgatattttaattcaggcATCAGAAGAGCAGATTAAGACGGTTAATCAGTCAGAGGTTGAGATTCATGAAAACCAGATAGTGTATGAGCCCATTAGTAGTCCGGAGAGTAATGATGGTAGAGAGATTTCTACAGCATCAGAGGACCACGCTGGTGTGTCTTTACTGGAGATGGCGAACACCCAGCAGATGGAAGGAGATTCATCTACTAATGAAGAAAACAGCTGTAACCAACAACTGGACAAAGAGGGAAACGTCGAGCAACAAATGTGTGACAGCCAAGAAGTTGAAATGGAAGCACAAACTGTCAGAGTGCCAGAGAGTTGTGTCCCTGCACAGTTGGAGCAGAGTAACATGAATGTTGATGGGAAACAAGTTGCAGTGATCAgctctagcgatgacatcagcatgccagatggccagtcagAAGATGCACCAGAAAGTAGTGAAAGGAATGGGTATCCAGACTGCGTCAGTGCCACAGAGTCTCCTGAACAGGTGCAGGAGAACACTGGACTTCAGGAGGTTTCAGACGTCACGGTGACAACAACCACGGCCACCTCTGAGGTTGAAATACCAGATAGTACATCTGAGGAGTTTGTGATCTTAGAACCAATCCCAGCAGACGAAATTCACTTTGATATCGTCACTCGAGCAGCGGCTGAATCGGGTTTGTCAGACTCACCTTCAGAGCAGGTGAATCCAGACAGTGCTTTAGAAGGCGACGtggaaaatgaaatgattttaaATGGTTCTCAACAAACCTTCTTCCCTGAGGCAGAAGTGCAGCAATGTCAAACAACTGATGAGATCAAAGTGACAAATTCAGGTGAGGTTTTAGATCAGGAGACCAGGCTGGGGAGAGAAATCTCAAATGAGGAAAGTGTTGAAGTTATTCAAAATGCTGACCACAGCCAGCAGCCATCATCTGACATGATGGATGTTAATACCTCAGAGGTTGAGATGGCAAACTCTCATGCTCAAGTCACAAATGAAGACTGCAATGCACTGGTGATAGAGAATGCTGAGGCTGATTTGTACCTGCAAGAAGTGCAGCTTCTGGAGGATATAGAGATTGGTCGTGAGATCGTAGTAGCCGAGGAAGAGAACGATGAAGATAGTGACATTACAATAATAGAAAATCCCCAGGAAACAGCTGAGGCAGTCCCTCCTAAAGAGTCTGAGAAAAAGGTTAATGAGAAAACTGGAGCTGACACTTGTGGGAGCAGCTTGAAGCAAAACAGCACAGCTGAAACGACTGAAGATgataaaaaggcagaaaaaccCAAGAAACAACAAATGAACACACAGGCCAGAACCAAAGCCCGTCTGGCAGCTCTGGCTGAGCAGAAGGCTGCAGCATCTAAGAGAACAGCTAACAGACAGCAGCTGAACCTCTTAGCTTTGTGTCAGGAGATCGCAGAGGACATAGCTACAGACAGCATGCTGTTGAAGAggatagaagaagaaaaacaagcagcagcagcggcggcggcagcagcagcagtagcagcagcagctacgGCAGCCAATAGTGAAGCCAGCAAGAAGGAAAGTCCACCTGTTAACATGCACGGGGCAGACACTGTTAATGTTCCGACTCCTGCTGGACCAGAAGGGAGCTGTGCTTCAGGGACCCCTGCTGAGGAGGCACCTACGGCCCAGCCCTCAGTGGATGATTCAGCTGAGGCTAAGCCTGCTGCAGAGCCTGCCGCAGAGCCTCCAAAGAGGCGTTTCTTCGTCACACAGATTTCAGTGCCACTGAAAGTCCACGAGAAAAAGAAGCTAACTAGGTATCAAAGACTGAGACAGGTTgaactgcagagagagaaaatgtcttGGGCACGTGTAAAGAAACTTAAATCTGACCAAGCAAATCAGATGTTTTCAGACATAGATTGGCAAGTTCCCCTGTCTGCATCCTCTCCATTTTCAGTGAGTCCTGTGACCACAGCTCCTCCACCTGCAGCCAGTCCACCGAAAACACCTCTCCCATGTCCTGCCTCAACTAGCAAGCCTGCAACACCCAAGGCAGAAGTCCCTAAGGTTGACACTCCTAAGGCTGAACCCAGTAAGACTGAACCCACTGAAATGGAAACCCCCAAAAGTGAACCCACAAAACCTGAACCTGCCAAAGCTGAAGCCTCCAAAACGGAGACTCCTAATGCTGGAACCCGTAAATCTACAAGGCAAAGTAAAGCTCAAACTCTTAAAGAAACCCCTGCTCTGGGGCCCGTCCCAAAAGTGACCAGATCAGCAGCCAAGAGGGCCCTCCCAGCGGTACCCCCTCCCATGCCCAACGGACTTAATGGTCAAAAACCGAAGCCTGTCGAGTACAAGCCATACAGACCCAGGCCCAAGTATTCCTTTGATGACTTTGAACTAGATGATGACCCATTACCAGTAGCTCCAACAAAGCCCAGTCCTCAGTCAAGGCCCACACAGCCGACACGACCTAACGTTCAGTCAAACCCCACAGCTCAATCTAAACCCACGGTTCAGTCAAAACCCACAGTTTCATCACATCTTGCCAACCAGGCAAAACTCAAAGCTCAGACTACACCTGCTGGACAGATCTCAGGTCAGTCAAAGCCGACTGCTACAGCTACAGCTACAGCTCAGGCAAAGCCTGCCGGTTCCACCACTCCACAGTTAAAGCCTGCCATTGCGACAACAGCCCAGTCGAAGGCCACAGCTACTGCCGCGGCTTCTTCTAAACATGTTCCACCAGTTCAAGCTCAATTAAAGTCTCCTGTTTTGACAACACCTCAGTCAAAAGCTGTTTCAGCTCCAGGTCAGTCCAAGCCTGCTGCTTCTGTTTCTCCTCAGTTAAAGCCTGCTGGCAGTGGAGGTACAGCTCAGCTCCAGCAGTCAACAGCATCTCAGGCTGCAGGTTCAACCACGTCTGAGACAAAGCCTGCTGCTCCAAAGGCCGACGTTGGTTCAGTGCCTCAGAAAACCCCAAATCCACCGTCATCAGAAGATGGCAAATGCAAG GATACAGCTGATCCCACCTCCTCCCTGCCCTCTGAAGACTCAAAAGTGTCTGATGACACACAGAAGAGTGAAGTAAAGCCTGCAG TCACTGGTGTTGATCCTACTCTGGGGAATAAGACCGAGACAGCCGAGACAGCCGAGAAGGCATCGGAAAAACCTCAAGA CAGAGCAGCGGAGCCACAAGATGACAGGACTCCTCTCTCTGATGCTTGTCTGCAAAAAGAAGTGAAGAAACTAAAGGAGGCTGACAAAGATGGCACCCAAACCATTATT GATGCAGGACAGAAGCATTTTGGAGCAGTGGCCTGTAATGTGTGTGGGATGCTCTACTCTGCTGCCAACCCTGAAGATGAATCTCAACATTTACTCTTCCACAACCAGTTCATCAGCGCTGTCAAATATGTG GGATGGAAAAAAGAGAGGATACTGGGAGAGTATCCTGACGGCAAGATCATTCTTGTCCTGCCAGATGATCCCAAATATGCTCTGAAGAAG GTCGAGGAGATCAGGGAGATGGTGGACAACGACCTCGGCTTCCAGCAGGTGGAGACCAAGTGTCCCTCTCAGACCAAGACCTTCCTCTTCATCTCCAATGACAAGAAAGTGGGCGGATGCCTTATAGCAGAGCACATACAAGAG GGATACAGGGTGATTGAGGAGCCAGTACCGGAGGGTTCAGAGGGAGAAAAGGTGATGTTTGAACGTCAGAGAGCCTGGTGCTGCTCCACAACACCGGAGCCGGCCATCTGCGGCATCAGCCGCATCTGGGTGGTCAACATGATGAGACGCCGGGGCATCGCCTCACGCATGCTCGAGTGCCTCAG GAACAACTTCATATACGGCTCATACCTGAGCAAAGATGAGATCGCTTTCTCCGACCCCACACCCGATGGAAAACTCTTTGCCACACACTATTTTAGCACTTCTCAGTTTTTGGTTTATAACTTTGTGAGTGGAACAAGCTCGTCCCAGCCCAACGCTGATGCAGTATGA